Proteins encoded within one genomic window of Eleutherodactylus coqui strain aEleCoq1 chromosome 1, aEleCoq1.hap1, whole genome shotgun sequence:
- the LOC136605548 gene encoding olfactory receptor 2G3-like, with product MNRTLATEFILLGFSNNLRVNICLFLLFLVIYLVTVNGNVLIMSLILRTPSLHTPMYFFICVLSFVDLCMSTSVAPRLLADLLSTHRLISLGACVIQFYTIFLMSGTEFLLLALMAYDRYIAICRPLHYPVLMRWSMCYRLAALVWLMSFMVFVVPALLMKTDLCYPNHINHFMCEVLAVIQLACDDIHLNEVVMLLTCFIAILLPFLSIIVSYACIIISVLRINSTRRSKAFSTCTSHITVVVLFYGPAMLMYFSPLAQYSTNQGKYLALFYYIICPSLNPIIYSLNNKDVKEVIQKMFHKCLTNVNSSAP from the coding sequence ATGAACCGGACCCTGGCTACTGAATTTATCCTCCTGGGCTTTTCTAACAATCTTAGGGTGAATATCTGCTTGTTTTTGCTGTTTTTAGTAATCTACCTAGTAACCGTCAATGGAAATGTTCTTATTATGAGCCTAATTCTTAGAACCCCTAGTCTACATACCccaatgtacttcttcatctGTGTTTTATCCTTCGTGGATCTATGTATGTCAACATCTGTTGCGCCCCGACTCCTCGCTGACCTACTCTCCACTCATAGGTTAATATCTCTTGGTGCTTGTGTCATACAGTTCTATACTATATTTCTAATGTCAGGAAcagagttcctgctcctggccttAATGGCTTATGATAGATACATTGCCATCTGCCGCCCGCTCCACTATCCGGTCCTGATGAGGTGGAGCATGTGTTATCGTCTAGCAGCCTTGGTCTGGTTAATGAGTTTCATGGTCTTTGTCGTTCCAGCACTTTTGATGAAAACTGACCTGTGTTACCCAAACCATATCAATCATTTTATGTGTGAGGTTCTCGCCGTCATACAGTTGGCTTGTGATgacattcacttgaatgaagtTGTGATGCTTTTGACCTGTTTTATCGCCATTCTTCTCCCTTTTTTGTCTATTATCGTATCTTATGCCTGTATTATAATCTCTGTCCTAAGAATTAATTCTACAAGAAGGTCTAAGGCCTTCTCTACATGCACATCCCATATCACTGTGGTGGTTTTATTCTATGGACCGGCAATGCTTATGTATTTTAGTCCATTAGCTCAATACTCCACCAACCAGGGAAAATACTTAGCACTATTTTATTATATTATCTGTCCATCACTAAACCCTATAATTTACAGCCTGAATAACAAGGATGTTAAGGAAGTTATCCAAAAGATGTTTCATAAATGTCTGACTAATGTGAACTCATCTGCTCCATAG